GCCGCCCCACGCGCGCGCGTCGAGCCAGCTCGCGAGCGCGCCGACGAGCGAGCCGAAGTGCAGGGGGCCGGTGGGCGACGGCGCGAAGCGGCCGCGATAGCGTGTCATCCGATGCGACGCGCGGCGTAGCGGATCAGAGCGCGCGCGGCGTCACGCTGCGTGCGCCGGGTCGGCGCGATGGTCCGCGCGCCGGCCCTGGTCGCCCGGATGGCATGCGGGGCAGGACTTGCCGGGCACGTACAGCGGCGATTGTTGCGCGTCGGCCGGCACGACCGCGCGGCATGCGAAGCATGTGACGTCGGCCGTCGGCGCGAGTTGCGGGTTGAGCGCGGTGCGGTAATCGAACACGAAGCAGTCGCCGTGGTAATGCGCGCCGCCGACTTCCTCGAAATACTTGAGGATTCCGCCTTCGAGCTGGTAGACGTTCTCGATGCCGACGTCCTTCATGTGGATCGCCGCCTTCTCGCAGCGAATGCCGCCCGTGCAGAACGACACGACGGTCTTGCCCTCGAGGTCCGCGCGATTCGCCTCGATCACGCCGGGAAACTGGCTGAACTTGTCGATCCGGTAGTCGAGCGCATTGTCGAACGTGCCGACGTCGACTTCGAACGCATTGCGCGTATCGAGCATCACGACGGGGCGGCCCGCGTCGTCGTGGCCCCGGTCGAGCCACGCCTTCAGCATGCGCGCGTCGACGGACGGCGCGCGGCCGAGTTCCGGCTTGATCGCCGGCTTCTTCATCGTGATGATCTCGCGCTTCAGGCGCACGAGCATCCGGCGGAACGGCTGCGAATCGGACAGGCTTTCCTTGAACGGCAGATCCGCGAACTTGCCTTCGAACAGCGGATCGTGGCGGAGGTAATCGACGAACGCATCGGTCGCGCCGCGCGAGCCCGCGATGAACAGGTTGATTCCTTCGGGCGCGAGCAGGATCGTGCCGCGCAGCCCGAGCGCGTTGCAGCGCGCGGTGATGAGCGGCCGCCATTGCTCGATCGAGTCGAGCGAGACGAAACGGTAGGCGGCGAGATTGACGGTGGTCATGAGGTTCGGACGGTGAGGCGGCTGCGGCCCGACGGCGAGGCCGCGCGAAACGGGCGCGGCGGGCGGTCGGGCGCAAGCGGACGAAAACGGAAAAACCGTATTATCCCGCAAACCGCGCGGCTATCCGCAGTTGGCCGAAAGGACGGCGCGCGACGGCGTCGCACGGCAACGTGGCGGAGCCGCTTCTGGCAAGCCGGCGGATCGCCTTCGCGCGTGGCTTCGCCGCCCGCGGGC
Above is a window of Burkholderia thailandensis E264 DNA encoding:
- a CDS encoding sulfurtransferase: MTTVNLAAYRFVSLDSIEQWRPLITARCNALGLRGTILLAPEGINLFIAGSRGATDAFVDYLRHDPLFEGKFADLPFKESLSDSQPFRRMLVRLKREIITMKKPAIKPELGRAPSVDARMLKAWLDRGHDDAGRPVVMLDTRNAFEVDVGTFDNALDYRIDKFSQFPGVIEANRADLEGKTVVSFCTGGIRCEKAAIHMKDVGIENVYQLEGGILKYFEEVGGAHYHGDCFVFDYRTALNPQLAPTADVTCFACRAVVPADAQQSPLYVPGKSCPACHPGDQGRRADHRADPAHAA